A stretch of the Streptomyces sp. NBC_01428 genome encodes the following:
- the dnaG gene encoding DNA primase encodes MAGRINDEDVKAVRDAVPIDAVVSEYLQLRNAGGGNLKGLCPFHDEKSPSFQVSPSKGLFHCFGCQEGGDTITFVMKVDHLTFSESVERLAGQAGITLRYEEGGYNPSHQRGERIRLVEAHKAAAQFYIEQLGTSPEADTGRTFLAERGFDQAAAAHFGVGYSPQGWDHLTRHLRGKGFTDKELVLSGLSQEGRRGPIDRFRGRLMWPIRDIGGEVVGFGARKLYESDNGPKYLNTPDTAIYKKSQVLYGIDLAKKDIAKSSRAVVVEGYTDVMACHMAGITTAIATCGTAFGTDHIKILRRLLMDNGSARVIFTFDGDAAGQKAALRAFEDDQKFAAETYIAIAPDGMDPCELRLAKGDEAVADLVEPRTPLFEFALRQIVLRYDLETPAGRAAALDEAAPIVARIKNSGAQHEVAVQLAGMLGILDTQFVVKRVAQLARWARDRGGRGPAPAGNRAQQTYTAAQAPTNGGPALTLRNPVFATERELLKLALQRPELVAPAFDAYGIDEFTAPPYAAVRQAVMDAGGADHGVQDPQEYLIRVRDAAPDDAVRAMVTELAVEAILRKTVDETYAGDQLVAVRRRAVDRRIREVQGSLSRLSAGGDPAQLAAVQNELWVLQQYGQALREKGAEAL; translated from the coding sequence GTGGCCGGCAGGATCAACGACGAGGACGTGAAGGCGGTTCGGGACGCGGTCCCGATCGACGCCGTGGTGTCCGAGTACCTCCAGCTGCGCAACGCGGGCGGCGGGAACCTGAAGGGCCTGTGCCCCTTCCACGACGAGAAGTCACCGTCGTTCCAGGTCAGCCCCAGCAAGGGCCTCTTCCACTGCTTCGGCTGCCAGGAGGGCGGCGACACCATCACGTTCGTGATGAAGGTCGACCACCTCACCTTCTCCGAATCGGTGGAGCGCCTCGCCGGCCAGGCCGGCATCACCCTGCGCTACGAGGAGGGCGGGTACAACCCCTCCCACCAGCGCGGCGAGCGGATCCGCCTGGTCGAGGCGCACAAGGCCGCCGCCCAGTTCTACATCGAGCAGCTCGGCACCAGCCCCGAGGCCGACACCGGCCGCACGTTCCTCGCCGAGCGCGGGTTCGACCAGGCCGCCGCCGCCCACTTCGGTGTCGGCTACAGCCCCCAGGGCTGGGACCACCTCACCCGCCACCTGCGCGGCAAGGGCTTCACCGACAAGGAGCTGGTCCTCTCCGGCCTCTCCCAGGAGGGCCGCCGCGGCCCCATCGACCGCTTCCGCGGCCGCCTCATGTGGCCCATCCGCGACATCGGCGGCGAGGTCGTCGGCTTCGGCGCGCGCAAGCTCTACGAGTCCGACAACGGCCCGAAGTACCTGAACACGCCCGACACGGCGATCTACAAGAAGTCCCAGGTGCTGTACGGCATCGACCTCGCCAAGAAGGACATCGCCAAGAGCAGCCGGGCGGTCGTCGTCGAGGGATACACCGACGTCATGGCCTGCCACATGGCCGGCATCACCACCGCCATCGCGACCTGCGGCACCGCGTTCGGCACCGACCACATCAAGATCCTCCGCCGCCTCCTCATGGACAACGGCTCGGCCCGGGTGATCTTCACCTTCGACGGCGACGCGGCCGGCCAGAAGGCGGCCCTGCGCGCCTTCGAGGACGACCAGAAGTTCGCCGCCGAGACGTACATCGCCATCGCCCCCGACGGCATGGACCCCTGCGAGCTGCGCCTCGCCAAGGGCGACGAGGCCGTCGCCGACCTCGTCGAACCGCGCACACCGCTCTTCGAGTTCGCGCTGCGCCAGATCGTCCTGCGCTACGACCTGGAGACCCCGGCCGGCCGCGCCGCCGCCCTCGACGAGGCCGCCCCGATCGTCGCCCGCATCAAGAACAGCGGCGCCCAGCACGAGGTGGCCGTACAGCTCGCCGGCATGCTCGGCATCCTCGACACCCAGTTCGTCGTCAAGCGGGTGGCGCAGCTGGCCCGTTGGGCACGCGACCGCGGCGGCAGGGGACCCGCCCCCGCCGGGAACCGCGCCCAGCAGACGTACACCGCCGCCCAGGCCCCGACGAACGGCGGCCCGGCCCTCACCCTGCGCAACCCCGTCTTCGCCACCGAGCGCGAGCTGCTCAAACTCGCCCTGCAGCGCCCCGAACTGGTCGCCCCGGCATTCGACGCGTACGGCATCGACGAGTTCACCGCACCCCCGTACGCCGCGGTGCGCCAGGCCGTCATGGACGCGGGCGGCGCCGACCACGGCGTTCAGGACCCCCAGGAGTACCTGATCCGCGTCCGCGACGCCGCCCCGGACGACGCCGTACGGGCCATGGTCACGGAACTGGCGGTCGAGGCGATCCTGCGCAAGACGGTCGACGAGACGTACGCGGGCGACCAGCTCGTCGCGGTCCGCCGCCGCGCCGTCGACCGCCGCATCCGGGAGGTCCAGGGCTCCCTGTCCCGGCTCAGCGCGGGCGGCGACCCGGCCCAGCTGGCAGCCGTGCAGAACGAGTTGTGGGTCCTCCAGCAGTACGGGCAGGCGCTGCGCGAGAAGGGCGCCGAAGCCCTCTGA
- a CDS encoding RNA polymerase sigma factor, whose protein sequence is MPESSERGRPARDGFPFPAVPPNDYGMDSGEAVEPIPDVPLPHDSAATFLEVAPVQTQTLAETDNTTVTDADADVVAAVPAQSRAAHHPEADPDGPPQNPGAEAEVETEAEEPAEVPRGRAADTGGPSSDLFRQYLREIGRIPLLTAAEEVELARRVEAGLFAEEKLRLATDLDSQLALDLDKIVVMGRMAKRRLIEANLRLVVSVAKRYVGRGLTMLDLVQEGNLGLIRAVEKFDYARGYKFSTYATWWIRQAMSRALADQARTIRVPVHVVELINRVVRVQRRMLQERGYEPSPEEVAAHLDLTGERVSEVLRLAQEPVSLHAPVGEEDDVALGDLIEDGDAASPVESAAFLLLRQHLEAVLSTLGERERKVVQLRYGLADGRPRTLEEIGRIFGVTRERIRQIESKTLNKLRDHAFADQLRGYLD, encoded by the coding sequence GTGCCTGAGTCCTCGGAGCGCGGCCGACCCGCACGCGACGGGTTCCCTTTTCCCGCGGTTCCGCCAAACGACTACGGGATGGACAGCGGCGAGGCCGTCGAGCCCATCCCGGACGTACCGCTGCCGCACGACTCAGCAGCGACATTCCTGGAGGTCGCCCCCGTGCAGACCCAGACCCTCGCCGAGACCGACAACACCACCGTCACGGACGCGGACGCCGACGTCGTCGCGGCGGTACCCGCGCAGAGCCGTGCCGCCCACCACCCCGAGGCCGACCCGGACGGCCCGCCGCAGAACCCCGGGGCAGAGGCGGAAGTGGAGACCGAGGCCGAGGAGCCCGCCGAAGTGCCGCGAGGCCGTGCCGCCGACACCGGCGGCCCCTCGTCGGACCTGTTCCGCCAGTATCTGCGCGAGATCGGGCGGATCCCGCTGCTCACCGCGGCCGAGGAGGTCGAGCTCGCCCGCCGCGTCGAGGCCGGGCTCTTCGCGGAGGAGAAGCTCCGCCTCGCCACGGACCTGGACAGCCAGCTCGCCCTCGACCTCGACAAGATCGTCGTCATGGGCCGGATGGCCAAGCGCCGGCTCATCGAGGCGAACCTGCGGCTCGTCGTCTCGGTGGCCAAGCGGTACGTGGGGCGCGGGCTGACCATGCTCGACCTGGTCCAGGAGGGCAATCTCGGGCTCATCCGGGCGGTCGAGAAGTTCGACTACGCCCGCGGCTACAAGTTCTCCACGTACGCCACCTGGTGGATCCGGCAGGCCATGTCCCGCGCCCTCGCCGACCAGGCACGCACCATCCGCGTCCCCGTGCACGTGGTCGAGCTGATCAACCGGGTGGTCCGGGTGCAGCGGCGGATGCTCCAGGAGCGCGGCTACGAACCCAGTCCCGAAGAGGTCGCCGCCCATCTCGACCTGACCGGCGAGCGGGTCAGCGAGGTGCTGCGGCTGGCCCAGGAGCCGGTGTCCCTGCACGCGCCCGTGGGGGAGGAGGACGACGTCGCCCTCGGCGACCTCATCGAGGACGGCGACGCCGCCTCACCGGTCGAGTCCGCCGCGTTCCTGCTGCTCAGGCAGCACCTGGAGGCGGTGCTGTCGACGCTGGGGGAGCGGGAGCGGAAGGTCGTGCAGCTGCGGTACGGGCTGGCGGACGGGCGGCCGCGGACCCTGGAGGAGATAGGCCGCATCTTCGGTGTCACGCGCGAACGCATCCGGCAGATCGAGTCCAAGACCCTCAACAAGCTGCGGGACCACGCCTTCGCGGACCAGCTCCGCGGCTATCTGGACTGA
- a CDS encoding ABC transporter ATP-binding protein, producing MAGPMGRMMAGSGPDQRSMEFKVSGRRLLTQFKPERATLYVMLVAVVFSVGLSVVGPKILGRATDLVFAGIVGRQMPAGATKAESLDSLRAHGQGAVADMLKSTAFTPGEGIDFHAVGNVLLIALCTFLLAGLLMAVATRLVNRSVNRTVFRMREDLQAKLSRLPLSYFDKRQRGEVLSRATNDMDNIQQTLQQSMGQLVNSLLTIVGVLAMMFWVSPLLALVALVTVPLSFVVATRIGKRSQPHFVQQWRTTGKLNAHIEEMYTGHNLVKVFGRADESAAQFAEQNEKLYQAGFKAQFNSGIMQPLMMFVSNLNYVLVAVVGGLRVASGTLSIGDVQAFVQYSRQFSMPLTQVASMANLVQSGVASAERVFEILDADEQPADPAVSAGPAELRGRVALEHVSFRYDPEKPLIEDLSLTVEPGRTVAIVGPTGAGKTTLVNLLMRFYDVTGGRITLDGVDVASISRDELRAAVGMVLQDTWLFGGTIADNIAYGAAREVTRGEIEEAARAAHADRFVRTLPDGYDTVIDDEGSGVSAGEKQLITIARAFLSDPVILVLDEATSSVDTRTEVLIQKAMAKLAHGRTSFVIAHRLSTIRDADTILVMEDGAIVEQGAHAELLESGGAYARLYQAQFAQAVAEVD from the coding sequence ATGGCCGGGCCGATGGGGCGCATGATGGCCGGGAGCGGCCCGGACCAGCGCTCGATGGAATTCAAGGTGTCGGGCCGCAGGCTGCTCACCCAGTTCAAGCCCGAGCGCGCCACGCTGTACGTCATGCTGGTCGCCGTGGTCTTCAGCGTCGGCCTGTCGGTGGTCGGCCCGAAGATCCTCGGCCGGGCCACCGACCTGGTCTTCGCGGGCATCGTCGGCCGGCAGATGCCGGCCGGCGCCACCAAGGCCGAGTCCCTGGACTCGCTGCGCGCGCACGGCCAGGGTGCCGTCGCCGACATGCTCAAGAGCACGGCCTTCACCCCCGGCGAGGGCATCGACTTCCACGCCGTCGGCAACGTCCTGCTGATCGCGCTCTGTACGTTCCTGCTGGCCGGCCTGCTGATGGCGGTCGCGACGCGGCTGGTGAACCGGTCCGTCAACAGGACCGTCTTCCGGATGCGCGAGGACCTCCAGGCGAAGCTGTCGCGGCTGCCGCTGTCGTACTTCGACAAGCGGCAGCGCGGTGAGGTCCTCAGCCGGGCCACGAACGACATGGACAACATCCAGCAGACCCTCCAGCAGTCGATGGGCCAGCTCGTCAACTCGCTGCTGACCATCGTGGGCGTGCTCGCGATGATGTTCTGGGTGTCGCCGCTGCTCGCGCTCGTCGCGCTGGTCACGGTGCCGCTGTCGTTCGTCGTCGCGACCCGGATCGGCAAGCGCTCGCAGCCGCACTTCGTGCAGCAGTGGCGCACCACCGGCAAGCTCAACGCCCACATCGAGGAGATGTACACCGGCCACAACCTGGTGAAGGTGTTCGGGCGGGCCGACGAGTCGGCCGCGCAGTTCGCCGAGCAGAACGAGAAGCTCTACCAGGCCGGGTTCAAGGCCCAGTTCAACAGCGGGATCATGCAGCCGCTGATGATGTTCGTCTCGAACCTCAACTACGTGCTGGTCGCGGTGGTCGGCGGACTGCGCGTCGCCTCCGGCACGCTGTCGATCGGTGACGTGCAGGCCTTCGTCCAGTACTCCCGCCAGTTCTCGATGCCGCTGACGCAGGTCGCGTCGATGGCGAACCTGGTGCAGTCGGGCGTGGCGTCGGCGGAGCGGGTCTTCGAGATCCTCGACGCGGACGAGCAGCCGGCGGACCCGGCGGTCTCGGCCGGCCCCGCCGAACTGCGCGGGCGCGTGGCGCTGGAACACGTGTCGTTCCGCTACGACCCGGAGAAGCCGCTCATCGAGGACCTCTCGCTGACGGTGGAGCCGGGCCGGACGGTGGCCATCGTCGGCCCGACCGGGGCCGGCAAGACCACCCTGGTGAACCTGCTGATGCGGTTCTACGACGTCACGGGCGGCCGCATCACCCTCGACGGGGTCGACGTGGCGTCCATCTCCCGTGACGAACTGCGGGCCGCCGTCGGCATGGTGCTCCAGGACACCTGGCTGTTCGGGGGCACGATCGCCGACAACATCGCGTACGGCGCCGCGCGGGAGGTCACCCGCGGGGAGATCGAGGAGGCGGCGCGCGCCGCGCACGCCGACCGGTTCGTCCGTACGCTGCCCGACGGCTACGACACCGTGATCGACGACGAGGGATCGGGCGTCAGCGCGGGCGAGAAGCAGCTGATCACCATCGCCCGGGCCTTCCTGTCGGACCCGGTCATCCTGGTGCTCGACGAGGCGACCAGCTCCGTGGACACCCGGACCGAGGTGCTGATCCAGAAGGCGATGGCGAAGCTGGCGCACGGCCGGACGTCGTTCGTGATCGCCCACCGCCTGTCGACGATCCGGGACGCCGACACGATCCTCGTGATGGAGGACGGCGCGATCGTCGAACAGGGCGCGCACGCCGAGCTGCTGGAGTCCGGCGGCGCCTACGCCCGCCTCTACCAGGCCCAGTTCGCCCAGGCGGTCGCCGAGGTCGACTAG
- a CDS encoding ABC transporter ATP-binding protein, translating to MLIRLLRTHLSPYKKPIALLVLLQFLQTCATLYLPTLNAHIIDNGVVKGDTDYILSFGALMIGISLAQVVCNIGAVYYGARTASAVGRDVRAAVFDRVQSFSAREMGHFGAPSLITRTTNDVQQVQMLALMTFTLLVSAPIMCVGGIILALGLDVPLSAVLIAVVPTLGICVTLIVRRLRPLFRTMQVRLDTVNRVLREQITGNRVIRAFVRDGYEKERFKGANTDLTETSLATGRMLALMFPIVMTVVNLSSIAVVWFGAHRIDSGGMQIGDLTAFLAYLMQIVMSVMMATFMFMMVPRAEVCAERIQEVLGTDSSVVPPLAPVLELRRHGHLELRGAGFRYPGAEEPVLKSVDLVARPGEITAVIGSTGSGKSTLLGLVPRLFDATDGEVLVDGVDVATIGPKLLARTVGLVPQKPYLFAGTVATNLRYGNPDATDEELWHALDVAQAKGFVERLEGGLDAPIAQGGTNVSGGQRQRLAIARTLVQRPEIYLFDDSFSALDYATDAALRAALAEETAEATVVIVAQRVSTIRDADRIVVLDEGRVVGTGRHHELMADNETYREIVLSQLTEAEAA from the coding sequence GTGCTCATACGACTCCTGCGGACCCACCTCAGTCCGTACAAGAAACCCATCGCCCTCCTGGTGCTGCTGCAGTTCCTGCAGACCTGCGCCACGCTCTACCTGCCCACGCTGAACGCGCACATCATCGACAACGGTGTCGTGAAGGGGGACACGGACTACATCCTGTCCTTCGGCGCCCTGATGATCGGCATCTCGCTGGCTCAGGTCGTCTGCAACATCGGAGCCGTCTACTACGGCGCCCGCACGGCGTCCGCGGTCGGCCGGGACGTCCGGGCCGCCGTCTTCGACCGCGTCCAGTCCTTCTCCGCCCGTGAGATGGGTCACTTCGGGGCGCCCTCGCTGATCACCCGCACCACCAATGACGTCCAGCAGGTGCAGATGCTCGCACTGATGACGTTCACCCTCCTGGTGTCGGCCCCGATCATGTGTGTGGGCGGCATCATCCTGGCCCTCGGCCTCGACGTGCCGCTGTCCGCGGTGCTCATCGCCGTGGTGCCGACCCTCGGCATCTGCGTCACGCTGATCGTGCGCCGGCTGCGCCCCCTCTTCCGCACGATGCAGGTGCGCCTGGACACCGTGAACCGGGTGCTGCGCGAGCAGATCACCGGCAACCGGGTGATCCGCGCGTTCGTCCGCGACGGTTACGAGAAGGAGCGCTTCAAGGGCGCCAACACCGACCTCACCGAGACGTCGCTGGCCACCGGCCGGATGCTCGCGCTGATGTTCCCGATCGTCATGACGGTGGTGAACCTGTCGTCCATCGCGGTCGTCTGGTTCGGCGCCCACCGCATCGACAGCGGGGGCATGCAGATCGGTGACCTCACCGCGTTCCTCGCCTATCTGATGCAGATCGTCATGTCCGTGATGATGGCCACCTTCATGTTCATGATGGTGCCGCGCGCGGAGGTCTGCGCCGAGCGCATCCAGGAGGTCCTGGGCACGGACAGCAGCGTGGTCCCGCCCCTCGCGCCCGTCCTGGAGCTGCGCCGTCACGGCCACCTGGAGCTCCGCGGCGCGGGCTTCCGCTACCCGGGCGCCGAGGAGCCGGTCCTGAAGTCCGTCGACCTCGTGGCACGCCCCGGGGAGATCACCGCCGTCATCGGCTCGACGGGCAGCGGCAAGTCGACGCTCCTCGGCCTGGTCCCCCGGCTGTTCGACGCCACCGACGGCGAGGTCCTCGTCGACGGCGTCGACGTCGCGACGATCGGCCCGAAGCTGCTGGCCAGAACGGTCGGACTGGTCCCGCAGAAGCCGTACCTGTTCGCCGGGACGGTCGCCACCAACCTGCGCTACGGCAACCCCGACGCGACCGACGAGGAGCTGTGGCACGCGCTGGACGTCGCGCAGGCCAAGGGCTTCGTCGAGCGCCTCGAAGGCGGCCTGGACGCGCCGATCGCCCAGGGCGGCACCAACGTGTCGGGCGGCCAGCGCCAGCGCCTGGCCATCGCCCGCACCCTCGTGCAGCGCCCCGAGATCTACCTCTTCGACGACTCCTTCTCGGCCCTCGACTACGCGACCGACGCGGCCCTGCGCGCGGCGCTCGCCGAGGAGACCGCCGAGGCCACCGTGGTGATCGTCGCCCAGCGGGTGTCGACCATCCGCGACGCCGACCGGATCGTGGTCCTCGACGAGGGCCGGGTCGTCGGCACCGGACGCCATCACGAACTGATGGCCGACAACGAGACCTACCGGGAGATCGTCCTCTCCCAGCTGACGGAAGCGGAGGCCGCCTGA
- a CDS encoding FGGY family carbohydrate kinase, whose product MGIVAGLDSSPDFTRIVVCDADTGTVLRQGYAPHPLDGAEGGGRPSDVDPQAWLLSLGEAAGGGLLEGVQAIGVSAQQNGLVPLDVQGNTVRPALVGGDKRAQVAAADLIDALGGREAWAQAVGSVPQAAQPVTKLRWLNKTEPDAARRTAMLLQAHDWLVWQLLGRPVRRTTDRGGASGTGYWSAATGGYRPDLIELALGHGAALPEVLGPADAAGTTPEGLLISAGTGETMAAAFGLGIGLGDAVVSLGASGSVMAVHTEALVDSTGMITSLADATGMHLPVVSTLNAVRALRGAAEMLGVPDLEGLSDLAMKSTPGSHGLVLLPYLEGERTPNLPHTAGTLAGLRRESMRPEHLARAAFEGMLCGLADALDVLRGRGVDVRRIFLLGQAAELPAVQAVAPALFGAPVVVPQPADYAALGAARQAAWALGASQGTLDPRNPPNWQGPVAQVLEPGEELAVGQAVRQQYVSVREQTHPGAFRA is encoded by the coding sequence ATGGGGATAGTCGCCGGGTTGGACAGTTCGCCCGATTTCACTCGCATCGTCGTCTGCGACGCGGACACGGGCACCGTGCTGCGGCAGGGCTACGCGCCGCACCCGCTCGACGGCGCCGAGGGCGGCGGACGTCCTTCCGACGTGGATCCACAGGCCTGGCTGCTGTCCCTGGGCGAGGCCGCCGGCGGCGGCCTGCTCGAAGGCGTGCAGGCGATCGGCGTGTCCGCGCAGCAGAACGGCCTCGTCCCGCTGGACGTACAGGGCAACACCGTGCGGCCCGCGCTGGTCGGCGGTGACAAGCGGGCGCAGGTCGCCGCGGCCGATCTGATCGACGCGCTCGGCGGGCGCGAGGCATGGGCACAGGCCGTGGGCAGCGTCCCGCAGGCCGCCCAGCCGGTGACCAAGCTCCGCTGGCTGAACAAGACCGAACCCGACGCTGCGCGGCGGACCGCCATGCTGCTCCAGGCCCACGACTGGCTGGTGTGGCAGCTGCTCGGCCGGCCGGTGCGCAGGACCACGGACCGGGGCGGCGCCTCCGGCACCGGCTACTGGTCGGCGGCGACCGGCGGCTACCGCCCCGACCTCATCGAACTCGCACTCGGCCATGGGGCCGCGCTCCCCGAGGTGCTCGGCCCGGCCGACGCGGCGGGGACCACGCCCGAGGGGCTGCTGATATCCGCCGGCACCGGCGAGACCATGGCGGCGGCGTTCGGGCTCGGCATCGGGCTCGGCGACGCGGTGGTGTCGCTCGGCGCCTCCGGTTCCGTGATGGCCGTGCACACCGAGGCGCTGGTGGACTCCACCGGCATGATCACCTCCCTCGCGGACGCGACCGGCATGCACCTCCCGGTCGTCAGCACCCTCAACGCCGTACGGGCCCTGCGCGGCGCCGCCGAGATGCTCGGCGTGCCGGACCTGGAGGGCCTGTCCGACCTGGCGATGAAGTCGACGCCCGGCTCGCACGGGCTGGTCCTGCTGCCGTACCTGGAGGGCGAGCGCACGCCGAACCTGCCGCACACGGCGGGGACCCTGGCGGGGCTGCGCCGGGAGTCGATGCGGCCCGAGCATCTCGCGCGGGCGGCGTTCGAGGGCATGCTCTGCGGGCTCGCGGACGCGCTCGACGTCCTGCGCGGGCGCGGTGTCGACGTCCGCCGGATCTTCCTGCTCGGCCAGGCCGCGGAGCTTCCCGCCGTCCAGGCCGTGGCGCCCGCGCTGTTCGGCGCGCCGGTCGTGGTGCCGCAGCCCGCGGACTACGCGGCGCTCGGCGCGGCCCGCCAGGCCGCCTGGGCCCTCGGCGCCTCCCAGGGCACCCTCGACCCGCGGAACCCGCCCAACTGGCAGGGTCCGGTCGCCCAGGTGCTGGAGCCGGGCGAGGAACTCGCCGTGGGCCAGGCCGTACGCCAGCAGTACGTGTCCGTACGGGAACAGACGCATCCCGGGGCGTTCCGGGCGTAA
- a CDS encoding YtxH domain-containing protein encodes MRYKLTFVAGLALGYVLGTRAGRERYEQLRKSARQVSQNPAVRNTAETAAQQGRAIAGKAFHTVSEKVGDRVPDSVTDRVRSLRQRNTGGAGQDDWGTSNT; translated from the coding sequence ATGCGCTACAAGCTCACATTCGTCGCCGGACTGGCCCTGGGGTACGTGCTCGGCACGCGCGCCGGGCGAGAGCGTTACGAACAGCTGAGGAAGTCCGCTCGCCAGGTCTCGCAGAACCCGGCGGTGCGCAACACCGCCGAGACCGCCGCCCAGCAGGGCCGCGCGATCGCGGGCAAGGCGTTCCACACGGTGAGCGAGAAGGTGGGCGACCGCGTCCCCGACTCGGTCACCGACCGGGTCCGCTCGCTGCGGCAGCGGAACACGGGCGGGGCCGGACAGGACGACTGGGGCACCAGCAACACCTGA
- a CDS encoding alpha/beta fold hydrolase: MRDHVRSADGRLLRVEISGDPRGRPVFLLHGMPGSRVGPRPRSMFLYQRGTRLISYDRPGYGGSDRLPGRRVVDVVQDVTSIADALGIERFAVAGRSGGAPHALACAALMPQRVTRAAALVGLAPRGAEGLDWFAGMAPSNVNEFRTAFTDPDRFTARLIPRSAAIRRDPVRLLEDLRPELTADDRQIVSDNTIRSMLLRNYREALRTSPYGWIDDALALTGTWGFEPADIRVPVLLWHGVKDVFSPASHSSWMAARIPRATAVLEPTAAHFAALRALPKVLAWLLADTPVWPGSRRSRAVTSGAGAHADVPQAPSGRARSQAAAAL; the protein is encoded by the coding sequence GTGCGTGACCATGTGCGTTCGGCGGACGGCCGGTTGCTGCGCGTCGAGATCTCGGGGGACCCACGGGGACGCCCCGTGTTCCTGCTGCACGGCATGCCCGGCAGCCGCGTCGGACCGCGGCCCCGGTCCATGTTCCTGTACCAGCGCGGCACCCGGCTGATCAGCTACGACCGCCCCGGGTACGGGGGATCGGACCGGCTCCCGGGACGGCGCGTCGTCGACGTCGTGCAGGACGTCACCTCCATCGCGGACGCGCTCGGCATCGAGCGGTTCGCCGTGGCCGGCCGGTCCGGGGGCGCCCCGCACGCGCTGGCCTGCGCCGCGCTGATGCCGCAGCGGGTGACCCGGGCCGCGGCCCTCGTGGGACTCGCGCCGCGCGGCGCCGAGGGGCTCGACTGGTTCGCCGGGATGGCACCGTCGAACGTCAACGAGTTCCGGACCGCGTTCACCGACCCGGACCGCTTCACCGCCCGGCTGATCCCGCGGTCCGCCGCCATCCGCCGGGACCCGGTCCGCCTCCTGGAGGACCTGCGCCCCGAACTCACCGCCGACGACCGGCAGATCGTCTCCGACAACACCATCCGCTCGATGCTGCTGCGCAACTACCGCGAGGCGCTGCGGACCTCCCCGTACGGCTGGATCGACGACGCGCTCGCCCTCACCGGGACCTGGGGCTTCGAACCGGCGGACATCCGCGTGCCGGTGCTGCTCTGGCACGGGGTGAAGGACGTGTTCTCCCCGGCCTCGCACTCCTCCTGGATGGCCGCCCGGATCCCCCGGGCCACCGCCGTCCTCGAACCCACCGCCGCGCACTTCGCCGCGCTGCGGGCCCTGCCCAAGGTGCTCGCCTGGCTGCTGGCCGACACCCCGGTGTGGCCCGGCAGCAGGAGGAGCCGCGCGGTGACCTCCGGCGCGGGCGCCCACGCCGACGTCCCGCAGGCACCGTCCGGCCGGGCGCGCTCGCAGGCTGCCGCCGCGCTCTGA